The proteins below are encoded in one region of Segatella copri:
- a CDS encoding undecaprenyl-phosphate glucose phosphotransferase — protein MTNKHYKGNEMIRRLVIGADFVILNIVLLFYTQYGQELIPAYFDKATKITFFVANAALFLGEYFYSTIIHVRKIGFLQVTKRTLYLAAATTFCFFTFSRLLGHGGKMFSFSIIFGITFYLSLIISRLCELKLLKYFRSKGRNSRTVVFVGNDPAVSEMYKTMTEDPSAGYIVKGYYADEDITDNPEGLKRIGNMKQLKEIISSTMNDTINGEPSNIDEVFCCLSHKDPEIINIIHFCDKNVIHFYYLPRVFGEYKLHLDAQNFMGRTVYSNRIEPLTSTSNRIIKRSFDIVVSGLACLCVLPFIPFIALIIKIQSPGPIFFKQARTGLNGDTFYCLKFRSMHVNKDADKAQATKNDPRKFAFGNFMRKTNIDEFPQFFNVLKGDMSIVGPRPHMLHHTEVYGSLIDKYMVRHFSKPGITGWAQVTGFRGETKELWQMEERIRRDIWYIENWSFWLDIKIIFMTAKSIICPDKNAY, from the coding sequence ATGACGAACAAGCATTATAAAGGAAATGAAATGATAAGGAGACTGGTGATAGGTGCCGATTTCGTTATTCTCAACATCGTACTGTTGTTCTATACCCAATATGGTCAAGAACTCATACCTGCGTATTTCGACAAAGCAACAAAGATTACCTTTTTTGTTGCCAATGCTGCCTTGTTCCTAGGCGAATACTTCTATTCCACCATCATTCATGTCAGAAAGATCGGGTTCCTACAGGTTACAAAGCGTACTTTATATCTGGCTGCAGCAACAACATTCTGTTTCTTTACCTTCTCAAGACTACTCGGTCACGGGGGAAAGATGTTCTCCTTCAGCATTATCTTCGGCATAACATTCTATCTGTCTCTCATCATAAGCCGACTCTGCGAACTCAAATTACTAAAGTATTTCCGCTCTAAGGGCCGCAACTCACGCACCGTCGTCTTTGTAGGTAACGATCCTGCCGTGAGCGAGATGTACAAGACGATGACAGAAGATCCCTCGGCAGGTTATATCGTAAAAGGATATTATGCAGATGAAGACATCACTGATAATCCGGAAGGGTTGAAAAGAATAGGAAACATGAAACAGCTCAAAGAGATTATCTCTTCTACCATGAATGATACCATCAATGGTGAACCTTCCAATATTGACGAGGTTTTCTGCTGCCTGTCGCATAAAGATCCTGAAATCATCAATATCATACACTTCTGTGATAAGAATGTGATACACTTCTACTACCTGCCACGCGTGTTTGGTGAGTACAAATTGCATCTTGATGCCCAGAATTTCATGGGAAGGACGGTATATTCAAACCGCATAGAACCCCTAACAAGCACGTCAAACCGCATTATCAAGCGTAGCTTCGACATCGTGGTGAGCGGGCTTGCATGTTTGTGCGTTCTACCATTCATTCCATTCATAGCTCTCATCATCAAGATTCAGAGTCCTGGTCCAATTTTCTTCAAACAGGCAAGAACGGGTCTGAATGGTGATACCTTCTACTGTCTTAAATTCCGTTCCATGCATGTGAACAAGGATGCAGACAAGGCACAGGCAACAAAGAACGACCCACGTAAATTTGCTTTCGGCAACTTTATGAGAAAGACGAACATAGATGAGTTTCCTCAATTCTTCAATGTTCTTAAGGGAGACATGAGTATTGTGGGTCCGCGCCCTCACATGCTGCATCATACAGAGGTGTATGGAAGCCTGATAGATAAGTATATGGTTCGCCACTTCTCCAAGCCGGGTATCACAGGTTGGGCTCAGGTTACCGGGTTCCGTGGTGAGACCAAGGAGCTCTGGCAGATGGAGGAACGTATCCGCCGTGATATCTGGTATATAGAGAACTGGTCGTTCTGGCTTGATATCAAGATTATCTTCATGACAGCCAAGAGCATTATCTGCCCTGACAAGAATGCTTATTAG